Proteins from a genomic interval of Granulicella sp. L56:
- a CDS encoding sulfatase-like hydrolase/transferase → MDRREFIELMTAGVAASTVASPLAFGQEGNPSSKPNFLFIIADDLMFRTIHSLNNPEIHTPNLDRLAVSGTAFTHCFHQGSWSGAVCLPSRTMLNSGLTAFHAQEGIDEVPTWGQTLGNAGYDTYICGKWHLDPTVLQRSFKEMGPIGPGMLTSTPEGGAAYDRPRSKDDWQPWDESLKGHWLQTSLWKNQTPDKIEHEAALYSDCFIDHLLNKAAKRNNPFFMYLGFNAPHDPRQAPKEYLDLYPQDKIQVPPNFLPEHPFDQGDYKIRDEVLAPFPRTPAAIQLHRREYYALITYMDYQIGRILDALQKSGKASNTYVILTADHGLCVGEHGLLGKQNMYDASVRMPLLISGPGVPAGKRVDELVYQHSMYATTCELAGISAPPTVQFPSLVPLLHGGNQPVHDAVFSYYRDFQRMVRTKTHKLIAYPEIQRVQLFDIEHDPWEMHDLSNDPASAEVKADLLYQLKELQQGLGDTLELKV, encoded by the coding sequence GTGGATCGGCGTGAATTTATTGAGTTGATGACTGCGGGAGTTGCCGCCAGCACTGTGGCTTCCCCCCTTGCATTCGGACAGGAAGGTAATCCATCTTCGAAGCCAAATTTTCTATTCATTATTGCGGATGATTTGATGTTTCGTACCATCCATAGTCTAAACAATCCAGAGATCCATACACCGAACTTAGACCGCTTGGCGGTTTCAGGAACTGCGTTCACCCATTGCTTTCACCAGGGCTCATGGAGCGGAGCGGTATGCCTCCCCAGTCGCACCATGTTGAATAGCGGACTTACCGCCTTTCATGCACAGGAGGGAATCGATGAAGTGCCAACCTGGGGGCAGACGTTGGGAAACGCCGGATACGACACTTATATCTGTGGCAAGTGGCATCTTGATCCAACTGTTTTGCAGCGCAGCTTTAAGGAAATGGGGCCGATTGGGCCAGGCATGTTAACTTCCACGCCAGAGGGTGGGGCTGCTTATGACCGTCCGCGCTCAAAAGATGACTGGCAGCCCTGGGATGAATCCCTTAAAGGACATTGGCTTCAGACCTCTCTTTGGAAGAACCAGACTCCCGACAAAATTGAACATGAGGCTGCGCTCTATAGCGATTGCTTTATCGACCATCTACTGAATAAAGCGGCAAAGCGCAACAATCCGTTCTTTATGTATCTGGGCTTCAATGCTCCCCACGACCCTCGTCAGGCACCGAAGGAGTATTTGGATCTCTATCCGCAAGACAAGATTCAGGTTCCGCCCAATTTCCTTCCTGAGCATCCTTTCGATCAGGGCGATTACAAGATCCGAGACGAAGTATTGGCGCCATTTCCCAGAACTCCAGCAGCCATACAACTGCATCGTCGGGAATATTATGCGCTGATTACTTACATGGATTATCAGATCGGGAGAATTTTGGATGCGCTGCAGAAGTCCGGAAAAGCTTCGAACACCTACGTTATCTTAACTGCCGACCATGGATTATGTGTAGGCGAGCACGGATTGCTGGGCAAGCAGAACATGTATGACGCCAGTGTCAGGATGCCTCTGCTCATATCCGGTCCTGGAGTTCCTGCTGGCAAAAGGGTCGATGAATTGGTGTACCAGCACAGTATGTATGCCACGACCTGCGAACTGGCTGGAATCTCCGCTCCGCCCACCGTCCAATTTCCCAGTTTAGTGCCGCTTCTACACGGCGGGAATCAGCCGGTTCACGACGCAGTGTTCAGCTACTATAGGGATTTCCAGCGGATGGTACGAACAAAGACGCACAAGCTTATTGCGTATCCAGAGATTCAAAGAGTTCAGTTATTCGATATCGAACATGATCCCTGGGAGATGCATGATCTGTCTAACGATCCAGCATCGGCTGAGGTCAAGGCTGATCTTCTGTACCAGCTAAAGGAGTTACAACAGGGGCTCGGTGATACGTTGGAACTCAAGGTGTAG
- a CDS encoding TonB-dependent receptor: protein MNLKSNASAAKFRFLAFIAIVIIGFLLNSFNANAQLSSAAVNGTVRDTTGAVIEGAKVSLREVSTGRERTAESNSTGNYAFVDVAPGTYVLEVAKPGFSVAKQSTFALHVNQTAAFNFSLAVGSQVQQVTVEAASAQLETSTANLGTVINGTAVNSLPLNGRNFTQLLTLTPGSSRADTGQGSGGGNAILIGSFGFPAVNGQMNRSNLFLLDGITDQQFWFSEYAVPPIVDSIDEFKVQSHNDQSQFGGVMGGIVNVVTKSGSNQFHGDAWEFLRNDAFDASNPLLASKTPLKQSVYGVTIGGPVLFPHYYNGRNRTFFFGAYEGSNINSASEKLYNVPTQAELNGDFSAIGQQLYNPYTTTADPNKPGSYLRTPFANNNISSAIDPTMLALVKQMYPAPVPLVSGFNGVDTTPTLTRQNNYSLRLDHEITQSNLIWARLSQFHATQTGSGGFQGLVSDNISDGQNWGVGYLHTFGPSATLQLSAGHVWQNFATATAFTGSVSADGFNQFFACGYLGPLPCQIPVIAVTGYAGGGPSYLNDNDGDIYEWKGDFTKLAGHHTWQFGASISRNDESVLNANGNLGFSAFQTSNLENQTNTGNALASFLIGAPTTGERRNNLKLPKGGWVNAVYVGDQWKLTSRLTLNIGLRYDWDIMPTLAPNSTQSNLTGALNLRNGTYILTKATAGLGSCAELKAAPCIPGGTLPAHVIQGTSNRLINNQVDNIQPRLGLAYQIDSRRVLHLSYARVYDDWSGIMQMTQNEGALWPSFGLDITNNLNSTNITTTAENPLNLPEGQTHTLPNDTPFTQSANFIAPYLKNPYSDQWNVGVQQQLGPKTALTLNYVGSRSTHLPCCGYFNVAVTPGPGTPQSRAPFPYITPTQYEQSNGSSSYNALQVQVDRKMSSGLAYTINYTWSKTIDVACDGYFGAEGCFIRNPYDPAADRSVAGFDLPQMVTASLTYLLPFGSGQRFQTGNRITDTIVGGWQVNAITTLTSGTPYTVSYSGDVANTGNTYQGVNLVGIPHLANPSVAKWFNTAAFQAPAQYTYGDLGRNTMRSDWYRDVDLSVFRRFAIKQTQTEFRAEAFNLTNTPVWGTPTATLNSTTFGKVSGTASTQRELQLALKISF, encoded by the coding sequence ATGAATCTAAAATCGAATGCTTCTGCGGCTAAATTCCGCTTTCTGGCTTTTATAGCCATTGTCATTATCGGCTTTCTGCTGAACTCGTTTAATGCGAATGCCCAACTCTCCTCGGCTGCGGTCAATGGTACGGTACGGGATACAACTGGGGCGGTGATCGAAGGTGCCAAGGTCAGCCTGCGCGAGGTATCCACGGGCAGAGAGCGGACGGCAGAATCCAATTCGACAGGTAATTATGCTTTCGTCGATGTAGCTCCTGGTACCTATGTTTTGGAAGTTGCCAAGCCGGGATTTTCCGTCGCAAAGCAGAGCACATTCGCGCTTCATGTGAATCAAACCGCGGCGTTCAACTTCTCATTGGCAGTAGGTTCTCAGGTGCAACAAGTGACGGTTGAAGCGGCCTCGGCTCAACTGGAAACGTCGACCGCAAATCTTGGCACCGTCATCAATGGAACAGCGGTGAACTCTTTGCCGCTGAACGGAAGGAACTTTACGCAACTGCTGACACTTACTCCGGGATCAAGCAGAGCAGATACCGGGCAAGGCTCAGGTGGCGGAAATGCGATTCTGATTGGCTCATTTGGCTTCCCGGCAGTGAATGGACAGATGAACCGAAGCAATCTCTTTCTGCTTGACGGAATCACCGATCAGCAATTCTGGTTCAGCGAATATGCTGTACCGCCCATTGTCGATTCGATCGACGAATTTAAAGTTCAGTCGCATAACGACCAGAGCCAGTTTGGCGGGGTAATGGGTGGAATCGTCAATGTTGTCACCAAGTCAGGTTCAAACCAATTTCACGGAGATGCGTGGGAATTTCTGCGGAATGATGCATTTGATGCGAGCAATCCGCTGCTTGCCTCAAAGACTCCTCTGAAGCAAAGTGTCTATGGGGTTACGATTGGCGGCCCAGTTCTATTTCCGCACTACTACAACGGAAGGAACCGTACTTTCTTTTTTGGCGCATATGAGGGCAGCAATATCAATTCCGCCAGCGAGAAACTTTATAACGTTCCCACGCAAGCTGAATTGAACGGAGATTTCAGCGCAATCGGACAGCAACTCTACAACCCATATACAACCACTGCGGATCCGAATAAACCAGGAAGCTATCTGCGCACGCCTTTCGCAAACAACAACATCTCGTCAGCAATCGATCCTACGATGTTGGCGCTCGTTAAGCAGATGTATCCTGCGCCAGTTCCTCTTGTCTCCGGATTCAACGGCGTCGATACCACTCCTACCCTAACTCGGCAGAATAACTATAGCTTGCGGTTGGATCATGAGATCACTCAGTCAAATTTGATTTGGGCACGACTCAGCCAGTTTCATGCGACTCAGACCGGCTCCGGAGGGTTTCAAGGACTGGTTTCCGATAATATCAGCGATGGGCAGAACTGGGGCGTAGGTTATCTCCACACTTTCGGCCCTTCCGCTACGCTTCAGCTATCCGCTGGGCACGTCTGGCAAAATTTTGCTACCGCGACAGCATTTACGGGCTCAGTTTCTGCTGATGGTTTCAATCAATTTTTTGCTTGTGGTTATCTCGGACCCCTTCCTTGCCAGATCCCGGTGATCGCGGTTACCGGCTATGCGGGCGGAGGACCCAGCTACCTCAATGATAATGATGGCGATATTTATGAGTGGAAAGGCGACTTTACAAAACTCGCGGGTCATCATACATGGCAATTCGGCGCCAGCATAAGCCGCAACGATGAAAGCGTCCTGAATGCCAATGGCAATCTTGGCTTTTCAGCTTTTCAGACCTCTAATCTTGAGAACCAGACAAACACCGGCAATGCGTTGGCGTCGTTTCTCATCGGTGCTCCCACAACCGGGGAACGCAGGAATAACCTCAAGCTTCCAAAGGGCGGATGGGTCAATGCCGTCTATGTTGGCGATCAATGGAAACTCACCTCCAGGCTAACCCTGAATATTGGGCTGCGGTATGACTGGGACATCATGCCCACGTTGGCGCCCAATTCAACTCAATCAAACCTGACGGGTGCGCTGAATCTACGCAACGGGACCTACATTCTCACTAAAGCGACTGCGGGCCTCGGATCCTGCGCCGAACTCAAGGCCGCGCCCTGCATTCCGGGTGGCACGCTTCCTGCGCACGTCATTCAAGGAACAAGTAATCGTCTGATCAACAACCAAGTTGATAATATTCAGCCTCGTTTGGGCCTCGCGTATCAAATAGATTCTCGGCGTGTTCTGCATCTTTCCTATGCCAGGGTTTACGACGATTGGTCCGGCATTATGCAGATGACGCAGAATGAAGGTGCTCTATGGCCGTCATTCGGGTTGGATATCACGAACAATCTGAATTCCACCAACATCACCACAACAGCAGAGAATCCGCTCAACTTGCCAGAGGGACAAACTCATACACTGCCGAATGACACTCCATTTACGCAATCTGCAAACTTCATCGCTCCATATTTGAAAAATCCTTACTCGGATCAATGGAATGTAGGTGTTCAGCAACAGCTTGGACCAAAGACGGCATTGACTCTTAATTACGTGGGTTCTCGTAGCACGCACCTGCCGTGCTGCGGCTATTTCAATGTTGCAGTTACACCTGGACCTGGTACTCCCCAAAGCCGTGCCCCCTTTCCCTATATCACCCCAACTCAATATGAACAAAGCAACGGATCGAGCAGCTACAACGCCCTGCAAGTACAAGTTGACCGAAAGATGTCGTCTGGGCTGGCCTATACGATCAATTACACATGGTCGAAGACTATCGATGTAGCCTGCGACGGTTATTTCGGTGCGGAGGGATGCTTTATCCGCAACCCGTATGACCCCGCGGCTGACCGCAGCGTTGCCGGCTTTGATCTGCCGCAGATGGTTACTGCAAGCTTGACCTATCTGTTGCCCTTTGGCTCAGGTCAGAGATTTCAAACAGGGAACCGCATCACGGACACGATCGTAGGCGGATGGCAGGTCAATGCGATTACAACCTTAACCTCCGGGACACCATATACGGTCTCCTACTCAGGCGACGTTGCGAATACCGGGAACACTTATCAGGGAGTGAACCTGGTGGGGATACCGCATTTGGCAAATCCGTCAGTGGCTAAGTGGTTTAATACAGCGGCATTTCAAGCCCCGGCTCAATATACCTATGGAGATTTAGGCAGGAATACCATGCGTTCGGATTGGTATCGGGATGTGGACTTGTCCGTCTTTCGCAGATTTGCGATCAAACAGACGCAGACGGAGTTTCGTGCCGAAGCATTCAACCTTACCAATACACCGGTCTGGGGAACTCCAACCGCAACTTTGAATAGCACGACGTTTGGCAAAGTCTCTGGAACCGCAAGTACGCAGCGCGAGCTACAACTGGCCCTGAAAATCTCCTTCTAA
- a CDS encoding LysR substrate-binding domain-containing protein produces MVILPKLAQFARTYPEIVLEVTHSNDPVDLIAGEYDAGVQLGEFIQRDMIAVRVTGEMRLAVVGSPEYFESNPKPRHPQDLKDHACIGFRFSNGLYRWEFEKGRKALNVSPQGPASFDDPDLVTQAVLDGVGIGTSLEASLTNFIADGRLVQVLRDWCPPFPGYYLYYPSRRNQPAALAPLIDTLKLSG; encoded by the coding sequence ATGGTGATCCTGCCGAAGCTGGCCCAGTTTGCTCGTACTTATCCTGAGATCGTCCTTGAAGTCACACATTCGAACGATCCTGTCGATCTCATTGCGGGAGAGTACGACGCAGGCGTCCAACTCGGCGAATTTATCCAGAGGGATATGATCGCGGTTCGGGTGACAGGCGAGATGCGTCTTGCTGTCGTTGGTTCGCCCGAATACTTCGAGTCGAATCCCAAACCCAGGCACCCACAGGATCTGAAGGATCACGCCTGTATCGGATTTCGCTTTAGCAACGGTCTTTACCGATGGGAGTTTGAGAAAGGGCGGAAGGCACTCAATGTCAGCCCTCAAGGTCCCGCATCATTCGATGATCCAGACTTGGTAACCCAAGCAGTACTGGACGGTGTCGGTATCGGGACTTCGCTGGAAGCGAGTCTCACCAACTTCATCGCGGACGGGCGGCTGGTGCAGGTATTGCGGGATTGGTGCCCACCTTTTCCTGGATACTACCTCTACTACCCTAGTCGGCGGAACCAACCCGCGGCACTGGCACCTCTGATCGACACGCTTAAACTATCGGGCTGA
- a CDS encoding AAA domain-containing protein, protein MDVEGEADSKCSPAEGKAVIDLLTRLASATGNPDVFVISPFRIVAHELTRSLGSRPDLLRMLSRDSTQWLKDRVGTIHTFQGREADTVILVLGAPAES, encoded by the coding sequence ATCGACGTAGAAGGAGAAGCTGATTCGAAGTGTTCTCCGGCGGAAGGCAAAGCCGTGATCGATCTTCTTACCAGGTTGGCATCAGCCACAGGAAACCCAGACGTCTTCGTAATCTCGCCCTTCCGCATCGTTGCGCACGAGTTGACTCGTTCCTTAGGGAGCCGGCCGGATCTCCTGCGCATGTTAAGCCGTGATAGCACCCAGTGGCTGAAAGATCGCGTGGGTACGATCCATACATTTCAGGGGCGCGAAGCTGACACCGTCATATTGGTGCTGGGAGCTCCTGCTGAATCTTAA
- a CDS encoding AAA domain-containing protein: MPVLSTTFASVERMLGDLPPHTLGWLLIDEAGQATPQAAIGAILRAKRTIAVGDPLQIQPVVSLPERLNADICDFFKVNELDWAAPAASTQTLTDRASRHQSSFETVAGERRVGLPLLVHRRCQNPMFAISNKIAYAAQMVQVVGPMKLDVEAVLEHQHGST; this comes from the coding sequence GTGCCGGTCCTCTCGACGACATTCGCCTCGGTCGAACGAATGCTCGGTGATCTGCCGCCGCACACTCTAGGATGGCTCCTGATTGATGAAGCTGGCCAGGCCACACCGCAGGCTGCTATCGGTGCGATCCTGCGCGCAAAGCGCACCATCGCTGTAGGCGACCCCCTGCAGATCCAGCCGGTGGTCTCGCTACCGGAGCGCCTGAACGCAGATATCTGTGACTTCTTCAAGGTGAATGAACTGGATTGGGCGGCTCCAGCGGCCTCGACTCAGACGCTTACAGATCGTGCCTCACGCCATCAATCAAGCTTCGAGACCGTTGCAGGGGAAAGACGCGTTGGTCTCCCATTGCTTGTGCATCGTCGCTGCCAGAATCCGATGTTCGCAATTTCGAACAAGATCGCTTATGCCGCTCAGATGGTGCAGGTCGTTGGTCCTATGAAGCTGGATGTTGAAGCTGTACTGGAGCATCAACATGGATCGACGTAG
- a CDS encoding helix-turn-helix domain-containing protein produces MMLLINVAEQIAKRRKAKGLTQAELAKMARVSRSTLDALENGRMGELGYAKVNNLLTALGLEFKLQTAVSIRPTLDELMLENEREDAELRRSPRF; encoded by the coding sequence ATGATGCTTCTGATTAACGTGGCGGAGCAGATTGCGAAACGGCGCAAGGCCAAAGGCTTGACCCAAGCCGAGCTTGCGAAGATGGCGCGCGTTAGCCGGTCAACCTTGGACGCTCTTGAGAATGGCCGGATGGGAGAGCTTGGATACGCGAAAGTAAACAATCTACTGACTGCTCTTGGCCTGGAGTTCAAACTTCAGACCGCAGTGAGCATCCGACCCACTCTTGATGAGTTGATGCTCGAGAATGAGCGCGAAGATGCGGAGCTGCGGCGTTCTCCTCGGTTCTAG
- a CDS encoding DUF6036 family nucleotidyltransferase — MSFLRELDPVAGEPTKIPCIGGFAVTQHYGSARTTVDLDVIDVAPIASRNRLLEAGGKGSSLARKHRVYLDFVGIAQVPYEYEERLVPIYEGLFENIHLFVMDPYDIALCKLKRDNDRDFQDMLFLARTTPFDLEVFEQRYREELRPYLFGSISEADFTFARWMEAIKEDRGKTKG; from the coding sequence TTGTCATTCCTGAGAGAACTTGATCCCGTCGCCGGCGAGCCGACGAAGATTCCTTGTATCGGCGGCTTCGCTGTCACGCAGCACTACGGTTCCGCACGGACGACGGTTGACTTGGATGTCATCGATGTAGCGCCCATCGCTTCGCGCAATCGACTTCTTGAAGCGGGTGGGAAAGGTTCCTCTTTAGCGAGGAAGCATCGTGTCTACCTGGACTTCGTCGGCATTGCCCAAGTGCCGTACGAGTACGAGGAGCGTCTTGTCCCGATCTACGAAGGTCTCTTCGAGAACATCCATCTCTTCGTGATGGACCCATATGATATCGCCCTCTGCAAGCTAAAGCGGGACAATGATCGCGACTTCCAAGACATGCTCTTTCTTGCGCGGACTACGCCATTTGATCTCGAAGTGTTCGAGCAGCGCTATCGCGAAGAGCTCAGGCCCTACCTGTTTGGCAGTATCAGCGAAGCCGATTTCACTTTTGCGCGTTGGATGGAAGCGATCAAGGAAGACCGAGGGAAGACGAAAGGCTAG
- a CDS encoding helix-turn-helix transcriptional regulator, with protein sequence MTGFALETIRKRQGVSQVQAAKLLGLSQPMLSHMETGKRNVSLEVAQRAAEVFGGDPTALPVNPLPRHNDETLASELGRLGYPGYAHLSGRLRNPAEFLLDALDHSDLDVRTTEGIPWVVLTYPHLDWSWLLREMKLRNRQNRLGFVVSLANKMALQNDAFVVSGVLEHVLRELEDARLVKEDTLCQESWPLSRKQHVRAVRSKLAAHWNLDTRLSEVDLAHYAA encoded by the coding sequence ATGACAGGATTCGCATTGGAAACCATCCGCAAGCGTCAGGGTGTATCTCAGGTCCAGGCAGCGAAGCTTCTCGGGCTATCGCAACCCATGCTTTCCCATATGGAGACCGGGAAGAGGAATGTCAGCCTTGAAGTCGCGCAGCGAGCGGCAGAAGTCTTTGGTGGAGACCCGACGGCTCTGCCCGTGAATCCGCTGCCGAGGCACAACGACGAGACACTAGCCTCGGAGCTTGGGAGGCTAGGGTATCCGGGATACGCACATCTGTCTGGTCGTCTTCGCAATCCGGCTGAGTTCCTGCTCGATGCGTTGGATCACTCTGACCTCGATGTGCGTACTACGGAGGGCATACCGTGGGTCGTGCTGACGTATCCCCATCTCGACTGGTCTTGGCTCCTTCGAGAAATGAAACTCAGGAACCGCCAGAACCGACTCGGATTCGTCGTATCCCTGGCGAACAAGATGGCACTTCAGAACGACGCATTCGTTGTGTCGGGTGTCTTAGAGCATGTGTTGCGGGAACTTGAGGATGCACGTCTCGTGAAGGAAGACACACTGTGCCAGGAGTCGTGGCCTCTGTCTCGCAAACAACATGTCAGAGCAGTGAGGTCGAAGCTTGCTGCGCATTGGAACCTGGATACCCGACTCTCGGAGGTGGACCTTGCACACTACGCTGCCTGA